The proteins below are encoded in one region of Silene latifolia isolate original U9 population chromosome 2, ASM4854445v1, whole genome shotgun sequence:
- the LOC141643407 gene encoding histone H2A-like: MDTAGGKAKKGAGGRKAGGPKKKSVTRSIKAGLQFPVGRIGRYLKKGRYAQRVGSGAPVYLAAVLEYLAAEVLELAGNAARDNKKNRIIPRHVLLAIRNDEELGKLLAGVTIAHGGVLPNINPILLPKKAAEKSPKEPKSPSKVTKSPKKAAA, translated from the exons ATGGACACTGCTGGCGGAAAGGCGAAGAAGGGTGCCGGAGGAAGGAAAGCCGGTGGACCGAAGAAGAAGTCAGTTACCCGGTCCATCAAAGCCGGTCTTCAGTTCCCGGTCGGTCGTATTGGAAGGTACTTGAAGAAAGGCCGGTATGCTCAGCGTGTCGGTTCTGGTGCTCCGGTTTACTTGGCTGCTGTTCTCGAGTACCTTGCTGCTGAG GTTTTGGAATTGGCGGGAAATGCGGCACGTGACAACAAGAAGAACAGGATAATCCCAAGGCACGTGTTGCTGGCAATAAGGAACGATGAAGAGCTCGGAAAGCTGTTAGCTGGAGTGACAATTGCTCATGGAGGAGTTTTGCCGAACATTAACCCAATTCTGTTGCCTAAGAAAGCTGCTGAGAAGTCTCCTAAGGAACCTAAGTCTCCATCCAAGGTGACTAAATCGCCAAAGAAAGCTGCTGCTTAA
- the LOC141641657 gene encoding uncharacterized protein LOC141641657, protein MVMRIRSLGAKKLSYAGRVVLINSVLNTLYNYWAAMFVIPRAAIKRVEAICRNFLWDSSTEYHRVPLVGWEKVTMAKSAGGLGIKKASIWNIASVGKLVNWIYTKSDRLWIKWVDSIYLKGTNWHEYTPANDATWTWKTICKVKEQLKSGFTDGCWTPHQKGYTIGNGYEWLTGIAPKQNWTTVAWNDWNLPKHSFISWLILQEGINIKSKLFAYGYCTDDSCILCDEYAETIDHLFMECTFSCKVRGHIEDWIARPFPNINDLMAENRKTMKWKALAMILNTYRYYVWYHRNQARIQLSVVKPALVAERMKKLIQQRIRSFVKFRNGQDETGLRNQLGFDF, encoded by the coding sequence ATGGTGATGAGAATAAGGAGTTTAGGAGCCAAAAAATTGTCATATGCTGGTAGGGTAGTTCTTATCAACTCAGTTTTGAACACACTGTATAACTATTGGGCTGCGATGTTTGTCATACCTAGAGCTGCCATCAAGAGAGTTGAAGCCATATGCAGGAACTTCTTGTGGGATAGTAGCACTGAATATCACAGAGTCCCTTTGGTTGGTTGGGAAAAGGTTACGATGGCAAAGTCTGCAGGAGGTTTAGGCATTAAGAAGGCTAGTATTTGGAACATTGCATCTGTTGGAAAACTAGTAAATTGGATCTATACGAAGTCTGACAGACTATGGATTAAATGGGTGGATAGTATTTACTTAAAAGGCACAAATTGGCATGAATACACACCTGCAAATGATGCTACTTGGACCTGGAAAACTATCTGTAAGGTGAAGGAGCAGCTTAAGAGTGGGTTCACTGACGGCTGCTGGACACCCCACCAGAAAGGATATACGATTGGTAATGGGTACGAATGGCTCACTGGCATAGCACCCAAACAAAATTGGACTACAGTTGCCTGGAATGATTGGAATTTGCCCAAACACTCTTTCATTTCCTGGTTGATTTTACAAGAAGGGATTAACATCAAATCAAAGCTCTTTGCCTATGGTTATTGTACTGATGATTCATGCATCTTGTGTGATGAATATGCTGAAACAATTGACCACTTATTCATGGAATGCACTTTTAGCTGCAAAGTTCGTGGACACATTGAAGACTGGATTGCTAGACCTTTTCCTAATATCAATGATTTGATGGCGGAGAACAGAAAAACCATGAAATGGAAAGCTTTAGCTATGATTCTGAATACTTACCGGTATTATGTTTGGTATCATCGAAATCAGGCCCGAATACAGCTTAGTGTGGTAAAGCCTGCGCTAGTTGCTGAGAGGATGAAGAAACTGATACAGCAGAGGATTCGCAGCTTTGTGAAGTTCAGAAATGGACAGGATGAGACGGGATTGAGAAACCAGCTGGGTTTCGATTTCTGA
- the LOC141631231 gene encoding uncharacterized protein LOC141631231, with product MSSYNRKVGSEYLAQKYIEFWRNNTDWKLQKFQKHVLQELGVHVTYMRCWLARSRAKLMIHGNGKDQYAKVWEYALAVLKYNPGSSAFVVCDNIERPPPIFKRFYICLKACKEGFITGCRPILGVNGCHLRGVYPGMCLVAVGIDANNNIFPVAWAVVEVENRESWTWFLELLANDIGRVEGEGLTVMSDRQKGLIDALATVVPKANIRFCARHIWANLKLRFSGQLYKDTFWAATRALTRADFSKEMEGMKFLSRDAWSFLNDIPPRHWSRHAFDYSCKSNLFLNNVCEVFNAVLKDARDKPILTQLEWMRKYVMQRICQKREGAKSYEGRVMPYVKKYLEKAKDESRFAHFMQSDEHEFEVELRGEQVVVNLKERSCGCNYWNITGLPCPHAMACLLEKRMDPKDYVDASYSKERYMLTYANKVSPMPGARHWKPAGMPEPLPPALRTMPGRPKVKKRRKEAGEKEDQQLRRGKRPKTCSNC from the exons ATGTCCAGTTACAATAGAAAAGTGGGTTCTGAGTACCTAGCTCAAAAGTACATTGAGTTCTGGAGAAACAATACTGATTGGAAGTTACAAAAATTCCAGAAACATGTGCTACAAGAGCTAGGAGTTCATGTGACCTACATGAGATGTTGGTTGGCAAGATCTAGGGCAAAGCTGATGATTCATGGTAATGGCAAGGATCAATATGCTAAGGTATGGGAGTATGCATTAGCAGTGTTGAAGTACAATCCTGGTAGTTCAGCATTTGTTGTGTGTGACAATATTGAGAGGCCTCCACCTATATTCAAGAGATTTTACATCTGCCTCAAAGCATGTAAAGAAGGGTTCATAACAGGATGTAGGCCTATACTAGGAGTGAATGGGTGTCATTTGAGAGGTGTATATCCTGGCATGTGTCTGGTGGCAGTTGGGATTGATGCAAACAATAACATATTTCCAGTGGCATGGGCTGTAGTTGAGGTGGAGAATAGAGAGAGTTGGACATGGTTTTTGGAGCTTCTAGCTAATGACATAGGCAGAGTGGAGGGAGAAGGGCTTACAGTGATGTCTGATAGACAGAAGGGTCTAATTGATGCCCTAGCTACTGTGGTGCCAAAAGCCAATATCAGATTTTGTGCTAGACACATTTGGGCCAATCTGAAGTTGAGATTTAGTGGTCAATTATACAAAGACACATTTTGGGCAGCAACCAGAGCTTTGACAAGG GCTGATTTCTCAAAAGAAATGGAGGGCATGAAATTTTTATCAAGGGATGCATGGTCCTTTTTGAATGACATTCCCCCAAGGCATTGGTCTAGGCATGCATTTGACTATAGTTGTAAGTCAAACCTTTTCCTTAACAATGTTTGTGAAGTATTTAATGCTGTGTTGAAAGATGCTAGAGATAAACCAATACTCACACAATTAGAATGGATGAGAAAGTATGTTATGCAAAGAATATGTCAAAAAAGAGAGGGTGCTAAATCATATGAAGGGAGAGTGATGCCCTATGTGAAAAAATACTTAGAGAAGGCAAAGGATGAGTCTAGATTTGCTCACTTTATGCAATCTGATGAACATGAATTTGAGGTGGAACTCAGAGGGGAACAAGTTGTAGTAAACTTGAAAGAGAGGTCTTGTGGGTGCAATTATTGGAACATAACTGGTTTGCCTTGCCCACATGCAATGGCTTGTCTCTTAGAAAAGAGAATGGACCCAAAAGATTATGTGGATGCATCATATTCAAAAGAGAGATATATGCTTACCTATGCCAACAAAGTTTCCCCTATGCCTGGGGCAAGACATTGGAAACCTGCAGGTATGCCAGAGCCACTGCCACCAGCTTTAAGGACCATGCCAGGGAGACCTAAGgttaaaaagagaagaaaagaagctGGAGAGAAAGAAGACCAGCAACTCAGGAGGGGAAAAAGGCCTAAAACTTGCAGCAACTGTTGA
- the LOC141643408 gene encoding actin-depolymerizing factor 2-like, protein MAVHDDCKLNFLDLKAKRTYRFIVFKIEMEQKQVIVEKLGMPADTYEDFTKALPADECRYAVFDFDFLTEENCQKSKIFFIAWSPDTAKVRSKMIYASSKDRFKRELDGIQVELQATDPTEMGLDVFKDRAHWFSLLG, encoded by the exons ATGGCTGTGCATGATGATTGCAAGCTGAATTTTCTGGACTTGAAAGCTAAGCGCACATACCGCTTCATTGTATTCAAGATTGAGATGGAGCAAAAGCAGGTAATTGTTGAGAAGTTGGGGATGCCAGCTGACACTTATGAAGATTTCACTAAAGCACTTCCAGCTGATGAATGCCGCTATGCTGTTTTCGACTTTGATTTTCTGACGGAGGAGAATTGCCAGAAAAGCAAGATTTTTTTCATTGCATG GTCTCCTGACACAGCAAAGGTGAGAAGCAAAATGATATATGCAAGCTCGAAGGACAGATTCAAGAGGGAGTTGGATGGCATTCAGGTAGAGTTGCAAGCAACCGATCCTACAGAGATGGGTCTAGATGTATTCAAGGATCGCGCACATTGGTTCAGCTTGCTAGGATGA
- the LOC141641656 gene encoding uncharacterized protein LOC141641656, protein MTNGEGSSGRKIDLSSPYYLGPQDKPGDTITHIRLTLDNFDEWIHDVRVALKSRRKYVFVNGTINEPKPPCSDDDWETIHSILVSWLSRTISDEVHALLPKFENAKHLWDALHERFAVVDGSRIHQIQAGLRDCHQSEGMSVTVYYGKLCQLWDDLDKHQPIIECKCCSNCTSAKQHLERRESDRLHQFLLGLISAQYASLRSLILAQNPLPTVARAYHMVCQEERVRGFGKTPEVSTEIASFNVRSQGLIPHKPPS, encoded by the coding sequence ATGACAAACGGTGAAGGCAGCTCAGGGAGGAAAATCGACCTTTCTTCCCCGTATTACCTGGGTCCTCAAGACAAACCAGGTGACACTATCACCCACATCCGTCTTACCCTCGACAATTTCGATGAATGGATCCACGATGTTCGTGTTGCGCTTAAATCGCGCCGAAAGTATGTCTTCGTTAATGGTACCATTAACGAACCAAAACCCCCCTGTTCGGATGATGATTGGGAAACTATCCACTCTATACTTGTCTCGTGGTTGTCTCGTACAATCTCCGATGAGGTACATGCCCTACTTCCGAAATTTGAAAACGCTAAACATTTATGGGATGCTCTTCACGAGCGGTTTGCAGTCGTTGATGGGTCTCGGATTCACCAAATTCAGGCGGGTCTCCGGGACTGTCATCAGTCGGAGGGGATGTCTGTCACGGTCTACTACGGAAAATTGTGTCAACTGTGGGACGACCTTGACAAACATCAACCCATTATTGAGTGTAAGTGCTGCTCGAATTGTACTAGCGCCAAGCAACACCTTGAACGCCGTGAATCAGACCGTTTACATCAGTTCTTGTTAGGCCTTATTTCCGCACAATATGCATCTCTACGCTCTCTAATTTTGGCCCAAAACCCGCTGCCGACTGTGGCTCGGGCTTATCATATGGTGTGTCAAGAAGAGCGAGTCCGCGGTTTTGGTAAAACACCCGAGGTTTCGACTGAAATTGCCAGTTTTAATGTCCGCTCACAAGGTTTAATTCCCCATAAACCTCCTTCTTAG